The Cervus canadensis isolate Bull #8, Minnesota chromosome 21, ASM1932006v1, whole genome shotgun sequence genomic interval ATTGCTCTTTGTTATGCCTCTAATTTATAAAGcaggacttttattttttcatttccttgagaaAAGTAGAGTCTTCCTGGCCATGTCCATGAAGGCTCGCTTGACTTGTAGATTCCTTAGGGTATAAAtaaaggggttcagcatgggagCTATGGAGGTGTTTAGCACAGCCACCCCCTTGCTCAAAGACACTCTGTCCTTTGCTGATGGATTCATATACATGAAAATGCAGCTGCCATAAGAGATGGAGATGACAATCATGTGGGAAGAACACGTGGAAAAGGCCTTTGTCCTCTGAGTGGTGGAAGGGATCCTCAGAATTGTTCTGATTATATATGTGTAGGAAAGAATTATTAATGTCAAAGTGAACATTAAGGTAAACACAGCAGAGGAAAAGCCCATCACCTCTAGTAATTTGGTATTTGAACATGAAAGTTGTAATAAGGGGAAATAATCACAAGTAAAATGATTGATAGCATTGGACTTACAGTAATCAAGCTGTATGAACAGCATGAGTAATGGAAATATGATTAAGAATGAAGCCATCCAAGAAGCCAAGACCAGCAGGGCACAGACTCTATGATTCATGATGGTCATGTAATGCAGCGGTTTGCAGATGGCAATGTAACGGTCATAGGACATGGCAGCCAGAAGGTAAAACTCAGTGACtcccaagagaatgaaaaaaaataactgagcCATACAATCATTAAAAGAGATGGTTTTATCTCCTGTAATGATGGTGGCCAGGAACTTTGGTATAGTGACAGTCGTGAATGACACCTCTAATATAGAGAAACTCctgaggaagaaatacatgggggTCTGGAGGTGGGCATCCAGCAGGGTCAGGATGATAATGGTCAGGTTCCCAGTGATGCTGAGCATGTAGGTGATGAGCAGAAAGACAAAGATCACAACCTGAACTTGTGGGTCATCTGACAGTCCCACGAGGATAAACTTTCTTATTTCTGTGTAGTTTCTCATTATCTTGTTCTTTTCAATAACCTtcagagaaaaacacaaagaagctcaaagaaaaaggaaatatccATGGATAGAACTGGAATTTATTTCTGGAAGGGCTATGCCATATTAATTTAACTTGGGAGAACTTatctttaagactttttttgtttgtttgtttgtttgttttaccataTGCTAGTGTGTatttggggagaaggaaatggcaacccactccagtactcttgcctggaaaatcccatggatggaggagcctggtaggctacagtccatggggtcacgaagagttggacatgactgagcgacttcactttcacttttatgcattggagaaggaaatggcaacctactccagtgttcttgcgtggagaatccccgggatgggggagcctggtgggctgccgtctatggggtcacacagagttggacacgactgaagcaacttagcagcagcagtgtgtgtatttatcatagaatatttcttttgaaatccTTAATTTATTGATTGGTAtgaggttaaaaataaatatttttaattttatccaaATCACATACTCTAAATAAGGGGAGTAGGAATTTTAACCTAGGCTTTTCTGAGTGTTTGAAATACTGGAATAGAAATGCTACTTGTTGACTTTATTACATCTTTCCCTAAATAATTTCTTTCCCATTGGGaagctcctcttcttttcttcaaaCTCTGTAAAACTGTGTTATTTCCTAATCTTTTACCTGATTTCTTGTATTAGTATTTGTTAGTTAATATAGAAAATCCAAAAATGTCAGGAAAAAGATCACTCGAATAGGACTGTCTCCCAAATGAACATCACTGGAGTTAAATCTTCAACAATATGAAAGACTTCTAAGTTCTCACTCTGACTCACATTCACCTTCCTAACTTCCAACTCCTTATCTGAATCACATCTAATGGACTCGTTGTGACCTCAAGTATTGGAGCAGGGGTTTCTGAATTCTGcaatctaatgtctgatgatctgataTGACAAggatgcaataataatagaaataaagtgcaaaatACACATAATGAGCTTGAACCATACTGTAACTACCCCCCACccaagtccatggaaaaattatcaTCTACTAAATTGATCCCTGGTCCAAAAAAGTTAGAGAAATTCTGTAGAGTCTAGAGTACAGAGGAGGCAGAGTGGGTTTTTCATAGGCTGGATCTGTGTCATGGGCTAAAGAGACTAAATTGTATGAATATTTAATACCAAACATAAAGCAATATCTTTCAGAGaacattttttcttcaaaatttctcCCATCTAAATGTCATTATTatactctgtatgtgtgtgtgtattctactTTCTATTCTaccttgtatttttatattttccttttttatacatTCATGTTCACTTAGTTAAAGCTCTATTCTGTCAGTATATTGGTATAATTCATTAAATAGCAATGAAAGCCTTCTATTTTGTCTTCCTGtttagcaataataataacaatccatttacttaaaaaaaatactaagaattCCCTCAATAAATTGATCCAGTTCTTTTCAATATCACTCATGCTGTGAATTCAAATTGAATGGTAAAGTTCATTCCAGTATCAGGAGAGATCTTTCTGCAATAGAATATTTAATTTCAAGATATAGGTTTATTGATTTGTtgtatgtgcatgcttagttgctcagttgtctagctctttgcaaacctatggaccaTATCCCATAGGTCAGGCTCTTAtattcataggattctccagacaagaatactggagtgggtagccattcccttctccaggggattttcctgactaaGGGATccaactagggtctcctgcattgctggcagattctttatcatttgagccaccagagaagccctttttaGTATGTATGGCATCATTACTCAGTTCCGTCtctcagtcttttctgactctttgcgaccccgtggactgcagcactccaggctttcctgtccatcaccaactcccagagtccacccaaacccatgtccatcaagtcggtgataccatccaactgtta includes:
- the LOC122423448 gene encoding olfactory receptor 6C1-like, which encodes MRNYTEIRKFILVGLSDDPQVQVVIFVFLLITYMLSITGNLTIIILTLLDAHLQTPMYFFLRSFSILEVSFTTVTIPKFLATIITGDKTISFNDCMAQLFFFILLGVTEFYLLAAMSYDRYIAICKPLHYMTIMNHRVCALLVLASWMASFLIIFPLLMLFIQLDYCKSNAINHFTCDYFPLLQLSCSNTKLLEVMGFSSAVFTLMFTLTLIILSYTYIIRTILRIPSTTQRTKAFSTCSSHMIVISISYGSCIFMYMNPSAKDRVSLSKGVAVLNTSIAPMLNPFIYTLRNLQVKRAFMDMARKTLLFSRK